A stretch of the Plodia interpunctella isolate USDA-ARS_2022_Savannah chromosome Z, ilPloInte3.2, whole genome shotgun sequence genome encodes the following:
- the LOC128682846 gene encoding nuclear pore complex protein Nup153-like isoform X3 gives MSRTSRKRSRPSSEDASNSFVMSMTSKVTGLLPEKITKWFSRSGSSQTNSNGSAPTAEVTDSSSEEEPELPSPVPQPPQKRIRYNHYNTSETNCGSYNIEHAVESSFDMGLRASLHKFARDPNIISTPIRICHELPSPDRNDQDSYCNNASYSYLTYGRTTINNRKSLFKTSPKINESLCEKPINNTMVNSKQPSFKPSLLSPFYPSRTSYGGASNQYFNQPNILQRKTTKVREVINNTVTTMSQSARRVMDLLEDFSSPINEAKRIPHTPRASSSPRSPCSPCSPYSNDYNKSLSLRNNEFYAPNVASILRLKQKSRLMNTTNAARQIIASHSSACHYSPYASPSKRSQSDVESRSKCVGTTTDSSPESYWVGNRDGPILQPTSLPTAVLQISKDNMPKFTFGNNLPIPKGSSTPVALKTNKPFATLPEPVSVTPKTTISKPETPISEKDVVETDTRKPKDWKCSDCWVMNKQDDDKCVCCGSKKPSGADDKNVKCSVCKLANSLPDKDKCINCDKVPTSNNFNSTPHMNSVKSTKWKCNDCWVENDDSKETCLCCGSKNPKKTTSSTVAAPAKAVSDNDWTCDDCWIKNKSSVEKCAACGGAKPGSKQNKPVLPMSLAPSAVFKPVDNNSIKPLLNTQSKKWECDSCLVRNDDDKMKCVCCEAERPGTEKKIAKTTFNFGTTTANTFKFGIDPKVQKSNLSKPPEIKPLETKVEESETNNNVLPKAPPTFSFGIPAKKAEDQADGIVDKVPAPITETPLVEQKSSLFKVPDFTVQEPESKEDNEKPQEVPKVDFSLPVTTSKPESKSFGLLSASSLTSTPNATLFKLPVSVPSSTPSLSNPTTNLEKKDTSTPQLPFQLGQNTAAATPAQNKFVFSGTGLKIATNLFAKPASSPPTTSLSFGSPTQSTATTASSLFQKPPEQTATPTMSFQNSEPPTNSPLSLFQKPTATATTTAPSLASTAPVFSFGTAAKPASTFSFGATQSSNMNESTTNSSFKFFGSTADKNSSTNKFNLSGVTNLSGSNPMGSGNILGSGGLSTGNALGSNSLSGANNQNEQVSSIQSPPPNIFGSPAQKENIWSQSNNTSNNLFGANASNSLQKPAFTFGSSNTPFGAQPSNPAPSSTPFGAQQSTAPAPVFGSNTQPSQNLFGMGNQSSTSRSYFSSPVQSQPAPTLFGASQPTSTPNAMGMFGSPASGATTFGAPAQSMPSFDTPAPAPAPAFNFGATPSQSPVVFGFGQQQQGQQQTPQQPIYNFGASTNSPQMGMNAAPQVQFSMGSAPTMRRMRKAVRRNTPR, from the exons ACAAACTGTGGGAGTTACAATATTGAGCATGCAGTGGAATCGTCATTCGATATGGGACTCAGGGCTTCTCTTCATAAATTTGCTAGGGATCCCAACATTATTTCAACTCCTATTCGAATATGCCATGAACTACCCTCTCCTGATAGAAATGATCAGGACAGCTATTGTAACAATGCTTCGTACTCATATTTAACATATGGCCGTACTACTATTAATAATCGGAAGTCACTATTTAAAACATCCCCAAAAATTAATGAATCCTTGTGTG agAAGCCAATCAACAACACTATGGTAAATTCCAAGCAGCCTAGCTTCAAACCAAGTCTGTTGTCGCCTTTCTATCCGAGCAGAACATCATATGGAGGAGCTTCGAATCAGTACTTTAACCAACCAAATATCTTGCAAAGGAAGACAACCAAAGTCAGAGAGGTGATAAATAATACGGTCACAACTATGAGTCAATCAGCCAGACGTGTTATGGATCTTCTAGAGGATTTCTCGTCACCTATAAACGAAGCTAAGAGAATACCACATACCCCTAGGGCGAGTAGTTCGCCTCGATCGCCATGCTCACCTTGTTCGCCATATTCGAACGACTACAATAAATCACTGT CTCTTAGAAACAATGAGTTCTATGCACCAAACGTCGCGTCTATCTTGCGCCTGAAGCAGAAGTCACGGTTGATGAACACGACCAATGCAGCACGGCAAATAATTGCCTCGCATAGCAGCGCATGCCATTACTCCCCATACGCAAGTCCAAGCAAAAG aTCACAAAGTGATGTCGAGTCACGGTCCAAGTGTGTGGGCACCACAACTGACTCCTCGCCTGAATCCTATTGGGTTGGAAACAGAGACGGGCCTATTTTGCAACCGACCAGCCTACCTACCGCCGTTCTGCAGATAAGCAAAGACAACATGCCCAAATTCACGTTTGGAAATAACTTGCCCATTCCAAAAGGGTCATCCACTCCTGTTGCATTAAAGACGAACAAGCCCTTTGCGACACTTCCAGAACCTGTTTCTGTTACACCTAAAACTACAATTAGTAAACCAGAAACACCAATAA GTGAGAAAGATGTCGTTGAAACTGATACTCGGAAGCCGAAAGATTGGAAATGTTCCGATTGCTGGGTTATGAACAAACAAGATGACGATAAATGTGTATGCTGCGGGAGTAAGAAACCTTCGGGTGCTGACGACAAGAATGTCAAATGCTCTGTCTGCAAGTTAGCAAATAGCCTACCAGACAAAGATAAATGCATTAATTGCGATAAGGTACCAACCAGCAATAATTTCAATAGCACGCCTCATATGAACTCAGTGAAATCAACAAAATGGAAATGCAATGATTGTTGGGTCGAAAATGATGACAGCAAAGAAACATGTCTTTGCTGTGGTAGCAAAAATCCTAAAAAGACTACGTCAAGTACCGTAGCAGCTCCTGCAAAGGCAGTTTCAGATAACGATTGGACCTGCGATGACTGTTGGATCAAAAACAAAAGCAGTGTAGAGAAATGTGCAGCTTGTGGTGGTGCCAAGCCAGGTTCCAAGCAGAATAAACCCGTGTTGCCAATGAGCCTGGCACCTTCAGCTGTATTTAAACCTGTTGataataattctataaaaCCTCTTTTAAACACACAAAGTAAGAAATGGGAGTGCGATAGCTGCCTGGTCAGAAACGATGATGACAAAATGAAATGTGTCTGTTGTGAAGCTGAAAGGCCTGGaactgaaaagaaaattgcCAAAACAACTTTCAATTTTGGTACAACTACAGctaatacttttaaattcgGTATCGATCCTAAAGTTCAAAAGTCTAATTTGTCCAAACCACCAGAGATCAAACCTTTAGAAACTAAAGTCGAAGAATCTGAGACCAATAACAATGTTTTGCCGAAGGCGCCTCCAACATTTTCATTTGGCATTCCCGCTAAGAAGGCTGAAGATCAAGCAGACGGTATTGTTGACAAAGTTCCAGCGCCGATTACTGAAACTCCTCTTGTTGAACAAAAGTCTTCGTTGTTTAAAGTTCCAGATTTCACAGTACAGGAACCTGAATCGAAAGAAGATAATGAGAAACCTCAGGAGGTACCAAAGGTGGACTTTTCACTTCCTGTAACTACTTCAAAACCAGAGTCGAAGTCCTTTGGCTTATTGAGTGCTTCTTCTTTGACTTCAACACCTAATGCCACGTTATTTAAGTTGCCAGTCTCGGTGCCGTCTTCCACGCCATCTTTGTCGAACCCAACTACAAATCTCGAAAAGAAAGACACTTCAACCCCTCAACTGCCATTCCAGTTAGGTCAAAATACCGCTGCGGCAACACCAGCACAAAACAAGTTTGTATTCTCAGGAACAGGGCTGAAGATTGCAACGAATTTATTTGCGAAACCGGCCTCTTCACCTCCGACAACCAGCCTATCATTCGGATCTCCCACTCAGAGCACTGCGACGACCGCCTCGTCTTTATTCCAGAAACCTCCAGAGCAAACTGCGACTCCGACTATGTCGTTCCAAAATAGTGAACCCCCTACCAACTCCCCGTTATCATTATTTCAAAAGCCTACTGCAACAGCCACGACTACTGCGCCATCTCTCGCTAGTACGGCTCCAGTTTTCAGCTTCGGAACCGCTGCCAAACCAGCCTCTACTTTTAGCTTTGGAGCTACCCAATCGTCGAATATGAATGAGTCGACAACAAATAGTTCCTTCAAATTCTTTGGATCAACAGCGGATAAAAATTCAAGCACCAATAAATTCAACTTGAGTGGAGTAACAAATCTCAGTGGCAGTAACCCTATGGGATCTGGGAATATATTGGGTAGTGGCGGACTTTCAACAGGAAACGCTTTGGGCAGTAACAGTTTATCAGGTGCGAACAATCAGAATGAGCAAGTCAGTAGTATACAATCGCCACCGCCCAATATCTTTGGGTCGCCCGCCCAGAAGGAGAATATATGGTCACAGTCTAACAACACTTCTAATAATCTGTTTGGGGCGAACGCATCGAATAGTTTGCAGAAGCCTGCGTTTACATTCGGTTCGTCGAACACACCATTTGGTGCGCAACCGAGCAACCCGGCGCCTTCCAGTACGCCTTTTGGTGCGCAGCAGAGTACTGCGCCGGCGCCCGTGTTCGGAAGTAACACGCAACCTTCTCAGAATTTATTCGGCATGGGAAACCAGAGTTCCACTTCGCGATCGTATTTCTCAAGCCCAGTTCAGAGTCAGCCAGCGCCGACTCTGTTTGGCGCGTCTCAGCCGACAAGCACGCCGAATGCGATGGGAATGTTCGGTTCTCCAGCGTCGGGGGCGACAACGTTTGGTGCGCCTGCGCAGTCGATGCCGTCGTTCGACACACCAGCTCCCGCACCTGCGCCGGCGTTTAACTTCGGAGCGACGCCGTCGCAGTCGCCTGTTGTCTTCGGGTTTGGCCAG CAGCAACAAGGACAACAACAGACACCGCAACAGCCTATCTACAACTTCGGTGCGTCAACAAACAGTCCACAAATGGGCATGAATGCCGCTCCACAGGTCCAGTTCAGTATGGGCAGCGCGCCCACAATGCGGCGCATGCGCAAAGCAGTCCGAAGGAACACCCCGCGATGA
- the LOC128682846 gene encoding nuclear pore complex protein Nup153-like isoform X2, translating to MSRTSRKRSRPSSEDASNSFVMSMTSKVTGLLPEKITKWFSRSGSSQTNSNGSAPTAEVTDSSSEEEPELPSPVPQPPQKRIRYNHYNTSETNCGSYNIEHAVESSFDMGLRASLHKFARDPNIISTPIRICHELPSPDRNDQDSYCNNASYSYLTYGRTTINNRKSLFKTSPKINESLCEKPINNTMVNSKQPSFKPSLLSPFYPSRTSYGGASNQYFNQPNILQRKTTKVREVINNTVTTMSQSARRVMDLLEDFSSPINEAKRIPHTPRASSSPRSPCSPCSPYSNDYNKSLSLRNNEFYAPNVASILRLKQKSRLMNTTNAARQIIASHSSACHYSPYASPSKRSQSDVESRSKCVGTTTDSSPESYWVGNRDGPILQPTSLPTAVLQISKDNMPKFTFGNNLPIPKGSSTPVALKTNKPFATLPEPVSVTPKTTISKPETPISKNSDNSKTFTFSCPVKVSFTVGSPQEATTPPKFTFGSPERSIDKVNEKTDTSVCVVGEKDVVETDTRKPKDWKCSDCWVMNKQDDDKCVCCGSKKPSGADDKNVKCSVCKLANSLPDKDKCINCDKVPTSNNFNSTPHMNSVKSTKWKCNDCWVENDDSKETCLCCGSKNPKKTTSSTVAAPAKAVSDNDWTCDDCWIKNKSSVEKCAACGGAKPGSKQNKPVLPMSLAPSAVFKPVDNNSIKPLLNTQSKKWECDSCLVRNDDDKMKCVCCEAERPGTEKKIAKTTFNFGTTTANTFKFGIDPKVQKSNLSKPPEIKPLETKVEESETNNNVLPKAPPTFSFGIPAKKAEDQADGIVDKVPAPITETPLVEQKSSLFKVPDFTVQEPESKEDNEKPQEVPKVDFSLPVTTSKPESKSFGLLSASSLTSTPNATLFKLPVSVPSSTPSLSNPTTNLEKKDTSTPQLPFQLGQNTAAATPAQNKFVFSGTGLKIATNLFAKPASSPPTTSLSFGSPTQSTATTASSLFQKPPEQTATPTMSFQNSEPPTNSPLSLFQKPTATATTTAPSLASTAPVFSFGTAAKPASTFSFGATQSSNMNESTTNSSFKFFGSTADKNSSTNKFNLSGVTNLSGSNPMGSGNILGSGGLSTGNALGSNSLSGANNQNEQVSSIQSPPPNIFGSPAQKENIWSQSNNTSNNLFGANASNSLQKPAFTFGSSNTPFGAQPSNPAPSSTPFGAQQSTAPAPVFGSNTQPSQNLFGMGNQSSTSRSYFSSPVQSQPAPTLFGASQPTSTPNAMGMFGSPASGATTFGAPAQSMPSFDTPAPAPAPAFNFGATPSQSPVVFGFGQQQGQQQTPQQPIYNFGASTNSPQMGMNAAPQVQFSMGSAPTMRRMRKAVRRNTPR from the exons ACAAACTGTGGGAGTTACAATATTGAGCATGCAGTGGAATCGTCATTCGATATGGGACTCAGGGCTTCTCTTCATAAATTTGCTAGGGATCCCAACATTATTTCAACTCCTATTCGAATATGCCATGAACTACCCTCTCCTGATAGAAATGATCAGGACAGCTATTGTAACAATGCTTCGTACTCATATTTAACATATGGCCGTACTACTATTAATAATCGGAAGTCACTATTTAAAACATCCCCAAAAATTAATGAATCCTTGTGTG agAAGCCAATCAACAACACTATGGTAAATTCCAAGCAGCCTAGCTTCAAACCAAGTCTGTTGTCGCCTTTCTATCCGAGCAGAACATCATATGGAGGAGCTTCGAATCAGTACTTTAACCAACCAAATATCTTGCAAAGGAAGACAACCAAAGTCAGAGAGGTGATAAATAATACGGTCACAACTATGAGTCAATCAGCCAGACGTGTTATGGATCTTCTAGAGGATTTCTCGTCACCTATAAACGAAGCTAAGAGAATACCACATACCCCTAGGGCGAGTAGTTCGCCTCGATCGCCATGCTCACCTTGTTCGCCATATTCGAACGACTACAATAAATCACTGT CTCTTAGAAACAATGAGTTCTATGCACCAAACGTCGCGTCTATCTTGCGCCTGAAGCAGAAGTCACGGTTGATGAACACGACCAATGCAGCACGGCAAATAATTGCCTCGCATAGCAGCGCATGCCATTACTCCCCATACGCAAGTCCAAGCAAAAG aTCACAAAGTGATGTCGAGTCACGGTCCAAGTGTGTGGGCACCACAACTGACTCCTCGCCTGAATCCTATTGGGTTGGAAACAGAGACGGGCCTATTTTGCAACCGACCAGCCTACCTACCGCCGTTCTGCAGATAAGCAAAGACAACATGCCCAAATTCACGTTTGGAAATAACTTGCCCATTCCAAAAGGGTCATCCACTCCTGTTGCATTAAAGACGAACAAGCCCTTTGCGACACTTCCAGAACCTGTTTCTGTTACACCTAAAACTACAATTAGTAAACCAGAAACACCAATAAGTAAGAATTCAGACAACAGTAAAACGTTTACATTCTCATGTCCCGTAAAGGTCTCTTTCACAGTGGGATCTCCTCAAGAAGCCACCACACCACCCAAGTTCACGTTCGGTAGTCCCGAGCGTAGTATAGACAAAGTAAACGAGAAAACTGATACATCTGTTTGTGTTGTAGGTGAGAAAGATGTCGTTGAAACTGATACTCGGAAGCCGAAAGATTGGAAATGTTCCGATTGCTGGGTTATGAACAAACAAGATGACGATAAATGTGTATGCTGCGGGAGTAAGAAACCTTCGGGTGCTGACGACAAGAATGTCAAATGCTCTGTCTGCAAGTTAGCAAATAGCCTACCAGACAAAGATAAATGCATTAATTGCGATAAGGTACCAACCAGCAATAATTTCAATAGCACGCCTCATATGAACTCAGTGAAATCAACAAAATGGAAATGCAATGATTGTTGGGTCGAAAATGATGACAGCAAAGAAACATGTCTTTGCTGTGGTAGCAAAAATCCTAAAAAGACTACGTCAAGTACCGTAGCAGCTCCTGCAAAGGCAGTTTCAGATAACGATTGGACCTGCGATGACTGTTGGATCAAAAACAAAAGCAGTGTAGAGAAATGTGCAGCTTGTGGTGGTGCCAAGCCAGGTTCCAAGCAGAATAAACCCGTGTTGCCAATGAGCCTGGCACCTTCAGCTGTATTTAAACCTGTTGataataattctataaaaCCTCTTTTAAACACACAAAGTAAGAAATGGGAGTGCGATAGCTGCCTGGTCAGAAACGATGATGACAAAATGAAATGTGTCTGTTGTGAAGCTGAAAGGCCTGGaactgaaaagaaaattgcCAAAACAACTTTCAATTTTGGTACAACTACAGctaatacttttaaattcgGTATCGATCCTAAAGTTCAAAAGTCTAATTTGTCCAAACCACCAGAGATCAAACCTTTAGAAACTAAAGTCGAAGAATCTGAGACCAATAACAATGTTTTGCCGAAGGCGCCTCCAACATTTTCATTTGGCATTCCCGCTAAGAAGGCTGAAGATCAAGCAGACGGTATTGTTGACAAAGTTCCAGCGCCGATTACTGAAACTCCTCTTGTTGAACAAAAGTCTTCGTTGTTTAAAGTTCCAGATTTCACAGTACAGGAACCTGAATCGAAAGAAGATAATGAGAAACCTCAGGAGGTACCAAAGGTGGACTTTTCACTTCCTGTAACTACTTCAAAACCAGAGTCGAAGTCCTTTGGCTTATTGAGTGCTTCTTCTTTGACTTCAACACCTAATGCCACGTTATTTAAGTTGCCAGTCTCGGTGCCGTCTTCCACGCCATCTTTGTCGAACCCAACTACAAATCTCGAAAAGAAAGACACTTCAACCCCTCAACTGCCATTCCAGTTAGGTCAAAATACCGCTGCGGCAACACCAGCACAAAACAAGTTTGTATTCTCAGGAACAGGGCTGAAGATTGCAACGAATTTATTTGCGAAACCGGCCTCTTCACCTCCGACAACCAGCCTATCATTCGGATCTCCCACTCAGAGCACTGCGACGACCGCCTCGTCTTTATTCCAGAAACCTCCAGAGCAAACTGCGACTCCGACTATGTCGTTCCAAAATAGTGAACCCCCTACCAACTCCCCGTTATCATTATTTCAAAAGCCTACTGCAACAGCCACGACTACTGCGCCATCTCTCGCTAGTACGGCTCCAGTTTTCAGCTTCGGAACCGCTGCCAAACCAGCCTCTACTTTTAGCTTTGGAGCTACCCAATCGTCGAATATGAATGAGTCGACAACAAATAGTTCCTTCAAATTCTTTGGATCAACAGCGGATAAAAATTCAAGCACCAATAAATTCAACTTGAGTGGAGTAACAAATCTCAGTGGCAGTAACCCTATGGGATCTGGGAATATATTGGGTAGTGGCGGACTTTCAACAGGAAACGCTTTGGGCAGTAACAGTTTATCAGGTGCGAACAATCAGAATGAGCAAGTCAGTAGTATACAATCGCCACCGCCCAATATCTTTGGGTCGCCCGCCCAGAAGGAGAATATATGGTCACAGTCTAACAACACTTCTAATAATCTGTTTGGGGCGAACGCATCGAATAGTTTGCAGAAGCCTGCGTTTACATTCGGTTCGTCGAACACACCATTTGGTGCGCAACCGAGCAACCCGGCGCCTTCCAGTACGCCTTTTGGTGCGCAGCAGAGTACTGCGCCGGCGCCCGTGTTCGGAAGTAACACGCAACCTTCTCAGAATTTATTCGGCATGGGAAACCAGAGTTCCACTTCGCGATCGTATTTCTCAAGCCCAGTTCAGAGTCAGCCAGCGCCGACTCTGTTTGGCGCGTCTCAGCCGACAAGCACGCCGAATGCGATGGGAATGTTCGGTTCTCCAGCGTCGGGGGCGACAACGTTTGGTGCGCCTGCGCAGTCGATGCCGTCGTTCGACACACCAGCTCCCGCACCTGCGCCGGCGTTTAACTTCGGAGCGACGCCGTCGCAGTCGCCTGTTGTCTTCGGGTTTGGCCAG CAACAAGGACAACAACAGACACCGCAACAGCCTATCTACAACTTCGGTGCGTCAACAAACAGTCCACAAATGGGCATGAATGCCGCTCCACAGGTCCAGTTCAGTATGGGCAGCGCGCCCACAATGCGGCGCATGCGCAAAGCAGTCCGAAGGAACACCCCGCGATGA